The following are encoded in a window of Brevibacillus ruminantium genomic DNA:
- a CDS encoding DNA-3-methyladenine glycosylase 2 produces the protein MHSQTISLKAPYSFERLVRRLETHPDPQMRVDAEQKTLRRAFRVGNHAVLTTIRFTGDQEQPILSWETHAALRENEAAILEKNIRHMFSADVDLSPIYAQMSQDPRLVPLTERFRGLRFLLDDDLFQSMVRTIIGQQINLAFAATLMERLLELAGEKVEDADGNCFLAFPTAERVAAMDVEQLRPLQFSQRKAEYIIDFARVIANGQLELDGFWRLSDEEILAQLTKLRGIGKWTVECLMMFGMGRPDLLPVADIGLKNGIQLVYGLGERPDEHEMRKIGESWAPYRSYVCLYIWEMIGAIKRKEPWVHA, from the coding sequence ATGCACAGCCAAACCATCTCCCTTAAAGCCCCTTACTCATTTGAACGGCTCGTCCGCCGACTGGAAACGCATCCAGACCCGCAGATGCGAGTAGATGCCGAGCAGAAAACGCTGCGGCGGGCATTTCGTGTAGGAAATCATGCGGTTCTGACGACAATCCGTTTTACCGGCGATCAAGAACAGCCGATCCTCTCCTGGGAGACTCATGCCGCCCTGCGTGAAAACGAAGCGGCGATCTTGGAAAAAAATATCCGTCATATGTTCAGTGCCGATGTCGATCTGTCGCCTATCTACGCACAGATGAGTCAGGACCCTCGGCTCGTACCGCTCACTGAACGCTTTCGCGGCCTCCGCTTTCTGCTGGATGACGATTTGTTTCAATCCATGGTGCGGACGATTATTGGTCAGCAAATCAACCTCGCTTTTGCCGCTACCCTGATGGAGCGTTTGCTGGAGCTGGCGGGTGAGAAAGTAGAGGATGCGGACGGAAACTGTTTTCTGGCTTTTCCGACTGCCGAACGGGTGGCAGCGATGGACGTGGAGCAGTTGCGCCCATTGCAGTTCAGCCAGCGGAAAGCCGAGTACATCATTGATTTTGCGCGGGTAATTGCCAACGGTCAGCTGGAGCTGGACGGTTTTTGGAGGCTTAGTGACGAGGAAATACTGGCTCAGCTTACGAAACTGCGCGGGATCGGCAAATGGACCGTGGAGTGTCTGATGATGTTCGGGATGGGCAGGCCGGATCTTTTGCCGGTAGCAGATATTGGCCTCAAGAACGGCATTCAATTGGTTTATGGGCTTGGCGAAAGACCGGATGAACATGAAATGAGAAAGATCGGGGAAAGCTGGGCGCCGTATCGCAGCTATGTCTGTTTGTACATCTGGGAAATGATCGGAGCGATCAAGCGCAAAGAACCGTGGGTTCATGCCTAA
- a CDS encoding DinB family protein — MFEQMLLPTLETSRSRYQEALKHLDERELARKLAPGSNSVGFLIRHIAEVEYRFCQMFFGRPLPEHVTLHTIGPVKDEGQFTDLATLLSFHQESYAYLLEALRQLPSDAWDNLCEAPIGTLTPRQALGRLIYHTGYHAGQIGLIRKYAAE; from the coding sequence ATGTTTGAACAGATGCTGCTGCCCACTTTGGAGACTTCGCGCTCCCGTTATCAAGAAGCTCTGAAGCACCTTGATGAGAGGGAGCTTGCCAGAAAACTGGCCCCTGGGTCCAACTCGGTCGGATTCCTCATCCGGCACATCGCCGAAGTAGAATATCGCTTTTGCCAGATGTTTTTCGGCCGTCCTCTGCCCGAGCATGTTACGCTGCATACGATCGGGCCCGTGAAGGACGAGGGGCAGTTTACCGATCTCGCTACGCTGCTGTCCTTTCATCAGGAATCGTATGCGTATCTGCTGGAAGCTCTCCGGCAGTTGCCCAGTGATGCCTGGGACAACCTCTGCGAGGCTCCAATTGGCACATTGACCCCCCGACAGGCTTTGGGGCGATTGATCTACCATACGGGCTATCATGCCGGACAGATTGGTCTGATACGCAAGTACGCTGCCGAGTAG
- the brnQ gene encoding branched-chain amino acid transport system II carrier protein gives MKELTKRETITIGLMLFALFFGAGNMIFPPALGQTAGTNVWIAMLGFIITGVGLPLLGVVAVGLGGGGLSTLAGRVHPLFGVIFTVIVYLAIGPFLAIPRTGTVSFEMGVMPFLPESLKGSWVPLFISTLIYFALTYWLSLHPSKLVDRIGKILTPVLLLIITMMFIQGFIHPIGEIGAPAGAYEATPFFKGFLEGYLTLDALAAMVFGIVVTAAIKERGIADRKHISMATVKAGIVAAIGLALVYLALGYLGATSQVLGASENGGQILSSVVKQLFGGAGALLLGLAVTLACITTSVGLVTACSRFFSERFPAISYRTMAAILCVFSTAVANVGLTQLISLSVPVLVAIYPLAIVLMLLSFLHTAFKGYSSVYIGAILATAAVSLIDGLVQLGLPLDQITSLYENLPFYKEGIGWLLPAIAGGLLGYLWESLRPRRPQPKQAYREKTSSTPTQ, from the coding sequence ATGAAGGAATTAACAAAAAGAGAAACCATCACAATAGGACTTATGTTATTTGCTCTGTTCTTCGGGGCAGGAAATATGATCTTTCCGCCGGCACTTGGCCAAACGGCGGGGACGAATGTCTGGATTGCCATGCTTGGGTTTATCATTACCGGCGTAGGTCTGCCGCTTTTGGGTGTCGTAGCGGTAGGCTTGGGAGGAGGGGGCCTGTCAACATTGGCTGGCCGCGTCCATCCGCTTTTTGGCGTGATCTTTACCGTTATTGTCTACCTGGCTATCGGTCCGTTTTTGGCGATTCCCCGGACGGGAACAGTCTCCTTCGAGATGGGAGTCATGCCGTTCTTGCCGGAATCCCTCAAAGGAAGCTGGGTTCCTTTGTTCATCAGCACCCTTATCTATTTCGCCTTGACTTACTGGCTCTCCCTGCATCCCTCCAAACTGGTGGACCGGATCGGGAAAATCTTGACACCCGTTTTGCTGCTGATCATCACCATGATGTTTATCCAGGGATTCATTCATCCCATCGGCGAGATCGGGGCACCAGCGGGCGCTTATGAAGCAACTCCCTTTTTCAAAGGCTTTCTGGAGGGCTACCTGACGCTTGATGCACTTGCCGCCATGGTGTTTGGCATTGTGGTCACGGCTGCGATTAAAGAGCGCGGGATTGCAGACCGCAAACACATCTCGATGGCAACGGTCAAGGCGGGCATTGTCGCCGCGATTGGCTTGGCCCTGGTTTATCTGGCGCTCGGTTACCTTGGGGCGACCAGCCAGGTATTGGGTGCCTCTGAGAACGGGGGGCAGATTCTCAGCAGTGTTGTGAAGCAACTGTTTGGCGGTGCGGGCGCTTTGCTGCTCGGACTTGCCGTAACGCTTGCCTGCATCACGACATCCGTAGGGTTGGTAACGGCTTGCAGCCGCTTTTTCTCTGAGCGTTTTCCAGCCATCTCTTACCGGACGATGGCTGCCATTCTCTGTGTGTTTAGTACGGCCGTGGCCAACGTGGGACTGACGCAGTTGATCTCCCTCTCCGTTCCCGTGTTGGTGGCGATTTATCCGCTGGCGATTGTACTGATGCTGCTCTCGTTCCTGCATACCGCTTTCAAAGGCTATTCGTCTGTCTACATCGGAGCGATTCTGGCTACCGCTGCCGTCAGCCTGATCGACGGTCTGGTGCAGCTGGGACTTCCGCTGGATCAGATTACATCTCTGTATGAAAACCTTCCGTTTTACAAGGAAGGGATCGGATGGCTTCTGCCGGCAATCGCAGGGGGACTGCTAGGCTATCTGTGGGAAAGCCTGCGTCCGCGCCGTCCGCAACCGAAACAGGCCTACCGGGAAAAAACAAGCAGCACACCTACACAGTAA
- a CDS encoding YitT family protein gives MGKMIKRAFFILMGSALFSVGLEIFLVPNHIIDGGIVGIAIISSHLLGMPLGLFLFLLNLPFLVLGYKQIGKTFALSTLLGVSTMSIVSAFLHDVQGVTDDSLLAAVFGGIILGIGVGLVIRFGGSLDGTEIVAILINKKTPFSVGEIVMFFNLFILGSAGLVFGSDRAMYSLIAYYIAFKMIDLTIEGFQGSKSVWIISDSYKDVGDAIVARLGRTVTYLKGEGGYSGDDKNVVFCIITRLEEAKLKLIVEEVDPSAFLAVGNIHDVRGGQFKKRDIH, from the coding sequence ATGGGGAAGATGATCAAAAGAGCCTTTTTTATCTTGATGGGTTCTGCCCTGTTTTCAGTCGGACTGGAAATTTTTTTGGTTCCCAATCACATTATTGACGGCGGGATTGTCGGGATCGCGATTATTTCGTCCCATCTGCTCGGGATGCCGCTCGGTTTATTCTTGTTTCTTCTCAACCTGCCTTTTCTGGTGCTGGGTTACAAGCAAATCGGAAAAACCTTTGCCCTATCTACCTTGCTCGGGGTAAGTACGATGTCCATTGTCAGTGCTTTTTTGCACGATGTGCAGGGAGTAACCGATGACTCCTTGCTCGCAGCCGTATTCGGCGGGATCATTCTGGGCATCGGTGTCGGTTTGGTAATCCGCTTCGGCGGTTCTCTGGATGGTACCGAGATCGTTGCCATTCTGATCAACAAAAAGACCCCTTTCTCTGTAGGGGAAATTGTGATGTTTTTTAACCTGTTCATCCTGGGCAGCGCGGGATTGGTATTTGGCTCTGACCGTGCCATGTACTCCCTGATTGCCTATTACATCGCCTTTAAAATGATCGATCTGACAATCGAGGGGTTTCAGGGCTCCAAATCAGTTTGGATCATCAGTGACAGCTACAAAGACGTGGGAGATGCCATCGTTGCCCGGTTGGGCCGGACCGTTACCTATTTGAAAGGAGAAGGCGGCTACTCGGGAGACGACAAAAATGTTGTTTTCTGCATCATCACCAGGCTGGAGGAAGCCAAATTGAAACTGATCGTCGAGGAAGTAGATCCTTCAGCTTTTCTCGCAGTTGGCAATATTCACGATGTACGGGGCGGACAGTTTAAAAAACGTGACATTCACTAA
- a CDS encoding DMT family transporter, with protein MNTVWKQQLFGGFCLAAAAAIWGGVYVVSKVVLEEIPPFTLLIIRFAIASVVLGVFVAARREFIAKRDFPMIMGIAFVGVTISIGAQFLGTKLSTAHMGALITAASPAFIAIFAVWLLKEHIHRKQISGILLATFGVLIVIGVPDEADAQSSLLGNLILLVAAVSWGLYTVMSKKATQRYSSLAVTTYVALFGMIFTSPVMVWELAVTPVSWDFDWNIWAGVLYIGIISTAGAFYLWNKGFELMQAGSGAGFFFVQPIVGAFLGWFLLGEHLGIGFFAGAAFIFLGVGLSNLQQPADRKEETLDS; from the coding sequence ATGAATACGGTTTGGAAACAGCAATTGTTTGGGGGCTTTTGCCTGGCCGCAGCTGCTGCCATTTGGGGCGGCGTGTACGTGGTCAGCAAAGTAGTGCTGGAGGAGATCCCGCCATTCACGCTCTTGATTATTCGTTTTGCGATCGCATCTGTGGTCCTGGGGGTCTTTGTCGCAGCCCGGCGTGAGTTTATTGCCAAGCGCGATTTTCCCATGATTATGGGGATTGCCTTCGTCGGGGTAACGATCTCGATTGGGGCACAGTTTTTGGGGACCAAGCTCTCGACTGCACATATGGGAGCGCTGATTACGGCAGCTTCCCCTGCCTTTATCGCGATATTTGCCGTTTGGCTGCTGAAAGAGCACATCCATCGGAAACAGATCTCCGGCATCCTGCTTGCGACCTTCGGCGTCCTGATCGTCATCGGGGTTCCTGACGAGGCAGATGCACAGTCTTCCCTGCTTGGCAACCTGATTCTTCTCGTTGCGGCAGTGAGCTGGGGCTTGTATACCGTCATGAGCAAAAAAGCAACGCAGCGCTACTCCTCCCTGGCAGTCACGACCTATGTCGCCCTGTTCGGGATGATCTTTACCAGTCCGGTCATGGTTTGGGAGCTGGCCGTTACACCGGTCTCCTGGGATTTCGACTGGAATATTTGGGCGGGAGTCTTATACATTGGCATTATTTCTACCGCAGGTGCCTTTTACTTGTGGAACAAAGGCTTTGAGCTGATGCAGGCAGGCAGCGGCGCAGGATTTTTCTTCGTCCAGCCCATCGTCGGCGCTTTCCTGGGGTGGTTTTTGCTGGGGGAACATCTGGGGATCGGCTTTTTTGCTGGGGCGGCCTTTATCTTTTTGGGTGTCGGTCTCTCTAACCTGCAACAACCTGCTGACAGGAAAGAGGAAACGCTTGACTCTTGA
- a CDS encoding GNAT family N-acetyltransferase, whose protein sequence is MDFTLIKASPEDKEILQNLLQLYIYDFSEFIDADVNERGYFEYSYLHDYWTDEDRFPFLIQTEKKWAGFVLVRKINNEDTRLDGYYSIAEFFILRKYRRNGLGKAVAQQIFRMFPGNWDVFQLKNNLPAQAFWKNTIGEYTNGNFQEGENDKGVFQLFTSSAQ, encoded by the coding sequence ATGGATTTTACACTGATCAAGGCATCTCCAGAAGATAAAGAGATACTGCAAAATCTGCTCCAGCTCTACATCTATGATTTTAGCGAGTTCATAGACGCGGATGTAAACGAACGAGGATATTTTGAGTACTCTTATTTGCACGATTATTGGACGGATGAGGACCGTTTTCCGTTTCTCATCCAGACGGAGAAAAAATGGGCGGGTTTTGTCTTGGTCAGAAAAATAAACAATGAGGATACCCGGTTGGACGGGTATTATTCCATCGCCGAATTTTTTATCCTGCGAAAATATCGCCGCAATGGTTTGGGAAAGGCTGTCGCTCAGCAGATTTTTCGGATGTTTCCGGGCAACTGGGATGTTTTTCAGTTAAAAAACAACCTGCCTGCCCAAGCGTTTTGGAAAAACACCATTGGAGAATACACAAACGGCAACTTCCAGGAAGGGGAAAATGACAAAGGAGTTTTTCAACTTTTCACCTCTTCTGCACAGTAG
- a CDS encoding spore coat protein, with protein MHLGSHEAAEMNELLMSCTNSIQSMALFINQAQDPELRSMIQRHYASHVQDYNMKVEFVTQQFGSRDQLNVQPITGQTFSPAAGHQYQPVQPQIKLSQLDDRAIATSYLLTLKRAGREYAWAAFETTTPQLRLFLEDAFRMCSHQSYEVWQYMARKGWYAVSMAPSQTVSTLGQVYQQVPYQQPMQAYQQQ; from the coding sequence ATGCATCTTGGCTCTCATGAAGCAGCCGAAATGAACGAACTGTTAATGAGCTGCACCAATTCCATCCAAAGTATGGCTTTGTTTATCAACCAGGCGCAGGACCCCGAGCTGCGCTCGATGATTCAACGCCATTACGCCAGTCATGTACAAGACTACAACATGAAGGTGGAATTTGTCACACAGCAATTCGGCTCCCGCGATCAGCTCAACGTCCAGCCCATTACCGGCCAGACGTTTTCGCCGGCTGCCGGCCATCAATACCAGCCTGTACAACCGCAGATCAAGCTCAGTCAGTTGGATGATCGGGCGATCGCCACTTCCTATCTGCTCACATTAAAGCGGGCGGGACGTGAATACGCCTGGGCAGCCTTTGAGACAACGACACCGCAGCTCCGCCTTTTCCTGGAGGATGCTTTCCGCATGTGCTCTCACCAGTCCTATGAAGTTTGGCAATACATGGCAAGAAAAGGCTGGTACGCCGTATCCATGGCCCCGTCCCAAACCGTTTCGACACTGGGGCAGGTTTATCAGCAGGTTCCGTATCAACAGCCGATGCAGGCCTATCAGCAGCAGTAG
- a CDS encoding aminoacyl-tRNA deacylase, translated as MDRVKKVLEELGVAYELIEHDRPVRSAKEGAALFGIEIGQTAPVLIVKADAKPLALILSGKRGRLDFAAVASRCGYQHMSMADAREVREWTGYETGRVPLVGHGLPVILDEELTEYREVYGGSGDLNWTLKLSPQVLLQANQIQGKLPKM; from the coding sequence ATGGATCGTGTCAAAAAAGTATTGGAGGAATTGGGCGTCGCATATGAGCTAATCGAACATGATCGTCCGGTTCGATCGGCTAAGGAAGGGGCTGCACTGTTTGGTATTGAAATCGGTCAGACAGCACCGGTACTGATTGTGAAAGCAGACGCAAAGCCGCTCGCTTTGATCTTGTCGGGCAAGCGCGGCCGGCTGGACTTTGCTGCTGTAGCCAGCCGATGCGGCTATCAACATATGAGTATGGCAGATGCCAGGGAGGTACGGGAATGGACAGGCTACGAGACCGGCAGGGTACCGCTCGTCGGTCATGGTTTGCCGGTGATCCTGGATGAGGAGCTGACCGAGTATCGTGAAGTATACGGTGGGTCCGGCGATCTGAACTGGACGCTGAAGCTCTCCCCCCAGGTTCTCCTTCAGGCCAATCAGATACAGGGCAAATTGCCGAAGATGTAG
- a CDS encoding zinc ribbon domain-containing protein — protein MMNTVFCQSCSMPMNDAEILGTEQDGTKNQEYCKYCYQNGAFTQPGISMEQMIDICVPYLQEDGMDEHTARHVLQKHLPLLKRWSSTNN, from the coding sequence ATGATGAACACTGTGTTTTGCCAGAGCTGCAGTATGCCGATGAACGATGCGGAAATCCTGGGAACTGAGCAGGATGGCACAAAAAATCAGGAGTACTGTAAGTATTGCTATCAAAACGGAGCATTTACCCAGCCCGGCATCAGCATGGAACAAATGATTGACATCTGCGTTCCCTATTTACAAGAAGACGGAATGGATGAACATACAGCCCGCCATGTGTTGCAAAAGCATTTGCCCTTGCTGAAGCGCTGGAGTTCGACCAACAACTAG
- a CDS encoding HAD family hydrolase, giving the protein MIYKLILFDLDDTLFDYSQCFEEGMRQTIGRHRLSADLDHDSFYRKLKAYSDELWPDLTQNRISLAEYRFRRLEKTAAHWGRTVAEEVAKDFQQMFLLDCFDTIKPIPEVERCLRKLAASHQLGIVTNGPEDMAFTKIERLGLSHLFSADQLIISERVGYHKPDRRIFTAALERFGTAPKETLFVGDSWEADVAGAIDAGMDAVWINPKKLQPASNHLPLAVVERLEQLTDVLA; this is encoded by the coding sequence ATGATATACAAGCTGATTTTGTTTGATCTGGATGATACCTTGTTTGATTATTCACAGTGCTTTGAGGAAGGGATGCGGCAGACGATCGGACGGCATCGACTCTCTGCGGATCTGGACCACGACAGCTTCTATCGAAAGCTTAAGGCATACAGCGACGAGCTATGGCCCGATCTGACGCAAAACCGAATCTCACTGGCGGAGTATCGGTTTCGGAGGCTGGAGAAGACAGCGGCACATTGGGGGAGGACGGTTGCGGAAGAGGTGGCAAAGGATTTCCAACAGATGTTCCTTTTGGACTGCTTCGATACCATAAAGCCGATTCCGGAGGTGGAGCGATGCTTGCGCAAGCTGGCTGCGAGTCATCAACTGGGGATCGTCACGAATGGGCCGGAGGATATGGCCTTTACCAAAATCGAACGGCTCGGCCTCTCACACCTCTTTTCTGCCGATCAATTGATCATCTCGGAACGGGTGGGCTATCATAAGCCGGATCGGCGAATCTTTACCGCAGCACTGGAGAGGTTTGGGACTGCTCCGAAAGAAACGCTGTTTGTTGGAGACAGCTGGGAAGCGGACGTGGCGGGGGCTATTGATGCGGGCATGGACGCTGTCTGGATAAACCCGAAAAAACTTCAGCCCGCATCCAATCATCTACCTCTGGCTGTGGTGGAACGACTGGAGCAGTTGACGGACGTGCTGGCCTGA
- a CDS encoding YjcZ family sporulation protein, whose protein sequence is MSVFNGFGFDDFSLILVLFVLLVIVGCDCF, encoded by the coding sequence ATGAGTGTTTTTAACGGATTTGGCTTTGATGACTTCTCTCTGATTCTGGTACTTTTCGTTTTGCTGGTGATCGTCGGTTGTGATTGTTTCTAA
- a CDS encoding proline dehydrogenase family protein, translating to MEQLMKDFFLFLSKNKALNAAAKKWGLRFGANRFVSGETIEEAISKVRELNEKGLVCTLDHLGEFVFSTEEANESADYCIKTLEAIYKSGVDCNLSLKMTSLGLDISRELCINNMRRILEFARDHGNIFVRIDMEDYAHKNITLEILHELLEDYSNVGTVIQAYLYDTVGDIEALKDKKVNLRLVKGAYKESPEVAFPNKADVDENYKKIIKQHLLYGNYAAVATHDDAIIDYVKKLEKEYNIPRTQFEFQMLYGIRTQTQIDLANEGYKMRVYVPYGNDWYGYFMRRLAERPANVAFVLKGMFTK from the coding sequence ATGGAACAACTGATGAAGGATTTTTTCCTGTTCCTGTCCAAGAACAAGGCATTGAATGCCGCTGCAAAAAAATGGGGTCTGCGCTTCGGGGCCAATCGCTTCGTCTCCGGTGAAACGATTGAGGAGGCCATCAGCAAGGTGCGCGAACTTAACGAAAAAGGGTTGGTTTGCACGCTGGACCATCTGGGCGAATTTGTGTTCAGCACCGAAGAAGCAAACGAGTCTGCCGATTACTGCATCAAGACTCTGGAAGCGATCTACAAGTCCGGTGTGGACTGCAACCTGTCTTTGAAAATGACCAGTCTCGGTCTCGATATCAGCCGCGAGCTGTGCATAAACAACATGCGCCGGATTCTCGAATTTGCCCGCGATCACGGCAACATCTTTGTCCGCATTGACATGGAGGACTACGCCCACAAAAACATTACGCTGGAAATCCTGCACGAGCTGCTGGAGGACTACAGCAATGTCGGGACGGTCATCCAGGCTTATCTGTACGATACCGTTGGGGATATTGAAGCCCTGAAGGATAAGAAGGTGAACCTGCGCCTGGTTAAAGGTGCCTACAAGGAATCGCCGGAGGTGGCTTTCCCCAACAAGGCCGACGTGGACGAGAACTACAAGAAAATCATCAAGCAGCATCTTTTATACGGCAACTATGCAGCCGTGGCCACGCATGACGATGCGATTATCGACTACGTGAAGAAGCTGGAGAAGGAGTACAATATTCCGCGCACCCAGTTTGAATTCCAGATGCTGTACGGCATCCGTACCCAGACCCAAATCGATCTGGCCAATGAAGGCTACAAGATGCGCGTCTACGTCCCGTACGGAAACGACTGGTACGGCTACTTCATGCGCCGTCTGGCCGAGCGTCCGGCCAACGTGGCGTTTGTGCTGAAAGGGATGTTTACGAAGTAG
- a CDS encoding acyl-CoA thioesterase has protein sequence MLHVFDLVVRSTDIDFIGHVNNAKYLEYMEWARFDWICQKGLTLDELQRRGLLPVVVNLNINYRKELRMLERVQVRTRVLTVGEKSYVIRHEMYTAEEKLAADADVTMVMIDGRTRRAVPLPEDLASELRQAVTAGE, from the coding sequence ATGCTGCATGTATTTGATCTGGTTGTCCGTTCGACCGATATTGATTTTATCGGGCATGTAAACAATGCCAAGTATTTGGAATATATGGAGTGGGCACGCTTTGACTGGATTTGTCAAAAGGGGCTGACTCTGGACGAATTGCAGCGCAGGGGACTGCTCCCGGTGGTCGTCAATCTCAACATCAACTACCGCAAGGAGCTGCGGATGTTGGAACGGGTGCAGGTGCGCACCCGGGTGCTGACCGTCGGTGAGAAAAGCTATGTCATCCGTCATGAGATGTATACAGCAGAGGAAAAGCTTGCAGCCGACGCGGATGTAACGATGGTGATGATCGATGGACGTACGCGCCGTGCAGTGCCATTGCCGGAGGATTTGGCGAGTGAATTGAGACAAGCCGTGACAGCGGGGGAATGA
- a CDS encoding helix-turn-helix transcriptional regulator, translated as MKLDRLLAITMILIQKRRVPAKELAEMFEVSVRTIYRDIEAINQAGIPVVSFPGANGGIGIMENYRLNQHILTQEELASITMALKSVSSSYRDTRAEVVLGKIQGMMDNKQAEAFRAMSEQIYVDFSPWGKDQAQKEKLTRIKQAIQSTRLLSFTYHSAAGTISERVTEPHTLVLKGRKWYLYAYCRSKMAFRLFKLSRIKNPLPDGEQFVRREINLEELPWDKEWHQPEQTVQLQLRFAPQLRTTVEEMFGVDSVEIDEQGYSLISEQYPLDNWLYGFVLSFGPGVEVLQPLSFRTELRRLAEGICKIYADT; from the coding sequence ATGAAACTGGACAGACTTCTTGCGATCACCATGATTCTCATACAAAAAAGGCGCGTTCCTGCCAAAGAACTGGCAGAAATGTTTGAAGTATCCGTCCGGACGATTTATCGCGATATCGAGGCGATCAACCAGGCGGGAATTCCGGTTGTCAGCTTTCCGGGGGCGAACGGCGGCATCGGCATTATGGAAAACTATCGGCTGAACCAGCATATTTTGACCCAGGAGGAGCTGGCTTCCATCACCATGGCGCTGAAAAGTGTTTCTTCCTCGTACCGGGACACGCGGGCGGAGGTGGTGCTGGGCAAAATTCAGGGGATGATGGACAACAAGCAGGCCGAGGCTTTTAGGGCGATGTCGGAGCAAATCTATGTAGATTTTAGCCCCTGGGGCAAAGATCAAGCCCAAAAAGAAAAGCTGACCCGCATCAAACAGGCGATTCAGTCCACCCGCCTGCTTTCCTTTACCTACCACAGCGCAGCAGGCACGATCTCGGAGCGCGTCACGGAGCCGCATACCCTCGTCCTGAAAGGGCGGAAATGGTATCTCTACGCTTACTGCAGAAGCAAAATGGCCTTCCGCCTGTTTAAGCTCTCCCGGATAAAAAACCCGCTGCCGGATGGGGAGCAGTTCGTACGAAGAGAAATCAATCTGGAAGAACTGCCCTGGGACAAAGAATGGCATCAACCCGAACAAACCGTGCAGCTCCAGTTGCGTTTCGCTCCCCAGCTCCGTACCACCGTAGAAGAAATGTTTGGCGTCGACTCGGTGGAGATAGACGAACAGGGCTATTCCCTGATTTCGGAGCAGTATCCGCTGGACAACTGGCTCTACGGATTTGTGCTCAGTTTTGGTCCCGGGGTGGAGGTTCTTCAGCCGCTCTCTTTTCGGACAGAGCTGCGGCGACTGGCCGAAGGGATCTGTAAAATTTATGCAGATACGTAA